A window of the Henckelia pumila isolate YLH828 chromosome 3, ASM3356847v2, whole genome shotgun sequence genome harbors these coding sequences:
- the LOC140892672 gene encoding F-box/LRR-repeat protein At3g26922-like yields MEDRISHLPDHVLHDILSLLSRRAAAKTSILSKHWNSVWNSFPILVFHQYHKKVKANFWDSVDRTIQLRYKNSIFTETLEIWIGRDTKVPKHLDSWIDCLVTLKLNQLILVIWNNQTRSEDGKQYYVLPPCVWNSKWLRVLNLEGCEFSGSINTIGIVSSLRKLKLHRVRIDESTFHQVISSCFHLEDLQITQCIGFNVLNVIGLEGIHTVRLLLSSDDQSVSIEAPGLQSLRFHGDSSSLERIIEACILKKLKEINLVETDIFAVEYEFDEFIPEFPCLEKLSLDRCKLKESFTVSNGRLMSFSLTECENVKHIVLDACCLNQFSYRGDCRLDITWIAASEHVRISHHNRRLCWMSFDKIAMYLVNLWFCKFLTIIYDKSQWIAPEALDGLSCGIEQLRIKIAKWNGGRQIGGSCLLIVKEFLRMSRRPSSVFVELGNCKESLASFMKLDFLYQHEEIDQGGQVINTNCACGDSSCWRCCLEEVQISQSLHAMRGRDARNLVEFFEDNALRLKKISYVESEDDFHSQEFACCLASQMQINGHPRHLVLSFP; encoded by the coding sequence ATGGAAGACAGGATATCCCACTTGCCCGACCATGTTTTACACGACATATTGTCCTTGCTTTCGAGGAGAGCCGCCGCAAAAACAAGTATCTTGTCCAAACACTGGAACTCCGTGTGGAATTCGTTCCCCATATTGGTTTTTCACCAATACCACAAGAAAGTGAAAGCAAATTTCTGGGACTCAGTAGACCGCACAATCCAGCTTCGTTATAAAAATTCTATATTTACAGAGACACTGGAAATTTGGATCGGTCGTGACACAAAGGTTCCAAAACACCTTGACTCGTGGATAGACTGCCTGGTGACGCTGAAGTTGAACCAGTTGATTCTTGTGATCTGGAATAATCAAACACGTTCTGAAGATGGGAAGCAGTACTATGTTTTGCCACCATGTGTCTGGAATTCAAAATGGTTGAGGGTTTTGAATTTGGAGGGTTGTGAGTTTTCGGGTTCGATTAATACTATTGGAATCGTGTCTTCTCTTAGGAAGCTTAAGCTTCACAGGGTTAGAATTGATGAGAGTACTTTTCATCAAGTGATATCTTCTTGTTTTCATTTGGAGGATCTTCAGATTACTCAGTGCATAGGTTTCAACGTGTTGAATGTTATCGGTTTAGAAGGAATTCATACTGTTCGCTTGCTTTTGTCAAGTGATGATCAATCTGTTTCTATCGAAGCCCCTGGCCTCCAGTCTCTTCGTTTTCATGGCGATTCTTCTAGTCTAGAAAGAATTATCGAAGCTTGTATTTTAAAGAAACTCAAAGAGATCAACCTGGTTGAGACGGATATATTCGCGGTGGAATATGAGTTTGATGAATTCATTCCGGAGTTCCCATGTCTTGAAAAGTTGTCGTTGGACAGATGTAAGTTGAAAGAAAGTTTCACTGTTTCAAATGGACGGCTTATGAGTTTCTCATTGACAGAATGTGAGAATGTGAAGCATATTGTTCTCGATGCTTGTTGCTTGAATCAATTCAGTTATCGCGGTGATTGTCGATTGGACATCACTTGGATAGCAGCTTCAGAACATGTTCGAATTAGTCATCATAATCGACGTCTTTGCTGGATGAGCTTCGATAAAATAGCCATGTACCTTGTTAATTTGtggttttgtaaatttttgacgATTATTTATGATAAATCCCAATGGATAGCGCCAGAGGCACTAGATGGTTTATCATGCGGTATTGAGCAGCTGAGGATAAAGATAGCGAAGTGGAATGGTGGAAGACAGATAGGAGGATCTTGTCTATTGATTGTGAAGGAGTTTCTGCGAATGAGCCGTCGACCGTCTTCTGTTTTCGTTGAATTAGGGAATTGCAAGGAGTCTCTTGCCAGTTTTATGAAGCTTGATTTTCTATACCAACATGAAGAAATCGATCAAGGCGGCCAAGTGATTAATACAAACTGTGCCTGTGGCGATTCGAGCTGCTGGCGATGCTGTTTGGAGGAAGTTCAAATTTCTCAGAGCTTGCATGCAATGAGAGGTAGAGATGCAAGAAATTTGGTGGAATTTTTCGAGGATAATGCTTTGCGTTTGAAGAAAATTAGTTATGTGGAATCCGAGGATGATTTTCATTCTCAAGAATTTGCTTGCTGTTTAGCTTCACAAATGCAAATCAACGGGCATCCACGTCACTTAGTTTTAAGCTTTCCATGA